A window from Catalinimonas alkaloidigena encodes these proteins:
- a CDS encoding glycoside hydrolase family 43 protein, with product MLKITSRTAGNFLWLLCLLSSLVLAGGGSGHAQALRLPEMPLHDPYIVAHAPTKTYYLYTSNVTQLTGDKKKGIMVYTSKDLLHWQKPTVVFTVPQDSWANPEEGPWAPEVHAYRGKFYLFTTLHNKNKVIAAPPDVWRINQMRSTVVAVSNSPEGPFTLLKKDSPLLPAHFMTLDGTLYVDPEGQPWMVYAHEWLQKIDGTFEAVPLTDDLAKAAGDPQHLFKASDAPWLNAAIQPSDFQLHYVTDGCQLFRTKDQHLLMLWSSYEKGVYVQTVARSTTGTLQGPWEQLDPLVKHDSGHGMLFRTFEGQLMLVLHRPFRNARGKLYEVVDRGDHLEVVRERVDLDGEPEELYEKRGEK from the coding sequence ATGCTGAAAATAACATCACGTACTGCCGGCAATTTTCTATGGCTGCTTTGCCTCCTTTCCTCGCTGGTATTGGCCGGGGGCGGAAGTGGCCACGCGCAAGCCCTGCGCTTGCCCGAGATGCCCCTGCACGATCCGTACATCGTGGCCCATGCCCCTACGAAGACGTACTACCTCTATACGTCTAACGTGACGCAGCTAACGGGCGATAAAAAGAAGGGGATCATGGTCTACACGAGTAAAGATCTGCTGCACTGGCAGAAGCCCACCGTGGTTTTTACCGTGCCTCAAGATTCCTGGGCCAATCCTGAGGAGGGACCCTGGGCTCCGGAAGTGCACGCCTACCGGGGGAAATTTTACCTCTTCACCACCCTGCACAATAAAAACAAGGTGATTGCCGCCCCGCCAGACGTGTGGCGAATCAACCAGATGCGCAGTACGGTCGTTGCCGTGAGTAACTCACCCGAGGGGCCCTTCACCTTACTCAAGAAAGACAGCCCCTTGCTGCCGGCCCATTTCATGACCCTCGACGGTACCCTGTACGTCGATCCGGAGGGACAGCCCTGGATGGTGTATGCCCACGAATGGCTGCAAAAAATTGACGGAACGTTCGAGGCGGTTCCCCTCACCGACGACCTGGCGAAGGCCGCTGGCGACCCGCAGCATCTGTTCAAGGCCTCGGATGCGCCGTGGTTGAACGCTGCGATTCAGCCCTCCGACTTCCAACTGCATTACGTCACCGACGGGTGCCAGCTTTTCCGGACCAAAGACCAGCATCTGCTCATGCTCTGGTCCAGCTACGAAAAGGGGGTGTACGTACAGACGGTGGCGCGTTCAACAACCGGGACGTTGCAAGGCCCCTGGGAACAACTCGATCCGCTGGTCAAGCACGATTCCGGCCACGGCATGCTTTTCAGAACGTTCGAGGGGCAGTTGATGCTGGTGTTGCACCGCCCGTTCCGGAATGCCCGGGGCAAGCTGTACGAAGTGGTGGATCGGGGCGACCATCTGGAAGTGGTGCGCGAACGCGTGGACCTGGATGGTGAACCTGAAGAACTTTACGAGAAAAGAGGGGAGAAATGA
- a CDS encoding PAS domain S-box protein gives MSQQPKEDSPLRIHPLFAQMPAAIAVVEGPHHRFTMANALYQQLFNRTEEQLIGHTLREVFPEVEGQGIYELFDQVYQSGQPFTAAEFPAQFVRHGTGMSALGYFNFVAQPLQEAGGDVYGILIHAFEVTAQVHTRQQLAQNEARYRGLFEAIDQGFCLVEMIFDQEDRPLDYRFLEVNPVFEQQTGLEQATGKTARQLVPNLEQHWFDLYGRVALTGDPLHFTNGSEAMGRWFDVYAFRLGAPENRQVAILFTDITRRKQAEQALKESEDQLKFAIEATELATWDYNPLTDHFRGNTRLKAWFGLSAHDDIALPTAIAVISPSDQPRVTEAIARALQYDSGGLYEMIYTIVHPHTRRERIVRAKGKAWFNADHVAYRFNGTLQDITQERLAQQALAEREQQLRSALEGGQLGTYTYYPTTGRLRWSERTKALFGLPPEAEIDYARFMEGVHPEDRPDTDAAVQQALRPESGGLYEHEYRTVGLGDGQLRWIRSKGKVHFDPDGRPLWFTGITQDITPQKQAEAALKESEERFRVMADNIPNLAWMARADGWIFWYNRRWYDYTGTTPAQMEGWGWQSVHDPAVLPDVIHQWSASLAKGQPFQMVFPLKGADGVYRPFLTLIAPVRDEEGRIVRWFGSNTDISEQEASRQRLQALNEELAATTEELASANEELRVANEELGLSNEQLIRINQDLDNFIYTASHDLKAPISNIEGLMQALLRHLPADSLAPPRVQQIVGLIQDSVERFKKTITHLTDVVKLQKEYDQEEALVSMPDMIREVLLDLELMIQSSQANVTVDVEACPRIRFSEKNLRSLLYNLLSNALKYRSPHRTPLISIQCRTEAGYQVLTVADNGLGMKPEKLGQLFRMFKRFHDHVEGQGVGLYMVKKMVDNARGKITVESQVDQGTTFRVYLPA, from the coding sequence ATGAGCCAACAACCGAAGGAAGACTCCCCCCTCCGTATCCACCCCTTGTTTGCCCAGATGCCGGCGGCCATTGCGGTCGTAGAAGGTCCCCACCACCGTTTCACCATGGCCAATGCGCTGTATCAGCAACTGTTCAACCGGACGGAGGAACAACTGATCGGCCACACTCTGCGGGAGGTTTTTCCGGAAGTGGAGGGACAGGGCATCTACGAGCTTTTCGATCAGGTCTACCAGTCCGGGCAACCCTTTACGGCGGCCGAGTTTCCGGCTCAGTTTGTTCGCCACGGCACCGGCATGTCAGCGTTGGGCTACTTCAACTTCGTGGCGCAGCCCCTGCAGGAGGCCGGCGGCGACGTGTACGGCATTCTGATTCATGCCTTCGAAGTGACCGCACAGGTACACACCCGGCAACAACTGGCCCAGAATGAAGCACGCTACCGGGGGTTGTTCGAAGCCATAGACCAGGGATTTTGCCTGGTGGAAATGATCTTCGATCAGGAGGACCGCCCCCTCGACTACCGTTTTCTCGAAGTCAATCCCGTTTTCGAACAGCAGACGGGTCTGGAACAGGCCACGGGCAAAACCGCCCGGCAGCTGGTCCCGAATTTAGAACAACACTGGTTTGACCTGTACGGTCGCGTTGCCCTTACCGGCGATCCCCTCCACTTCACCAACGGCTCGGAGGCCATGGGCCGCTGGTTCGATGTGTACGCGTTTCGCCTGGGGGCTCCTGAAAACCGCCAGGTAGCCATTCTGTTCACCGACATTACCCGACGCAAGCAAGCCGAACAAGCCCTGAAGGAGAGCGAAGATCAGCTCAAATTCGCCATCGAAGCCACCGAACTGGCCACCTGGGACTACAATCCCCTGACCGACCACTTTCGGGGCAATACCCGCCTCAAAGCGTGGTTTGGCTTATCGGCCCACGACGACATTGCCCTTCCGACGGCCATTGCCGTCATCAGCCCTTCCGATCAGCCGCGCGTCACGGAAGCCATCGCCCGCGCGTTACAATACGATTCGGGAGGCTTGTACGAGATGATCTATACGATTGTCCACCCCCATACCCGGCGCGAACGAATCGTGCGGGCCAAAGGCAAAGCGTGGTTCAATGCCGACCATGTGGCCTACCGTTTTAACGGCACCTTGCAGGACATCACCCAGGAAAGGCTGGCCCAACAGGCGCTCGCCGAGCGTGAGCAGCAGCTGCGAAGTGCCCTGGAAGGAGGCCAGCTAGGCACCTACACCTACTACCCCACCACCGGCCGGTTGCGCTGGTCGGAACGCACCAAAGCCCTTTTTGGCCTTCCGCCGGAAGCGGAAATAGACTATGCGCGCTTTATGGAAGGCGTGCATCCGGAAGACCGGCCCGACACCGACGCCGCGGTGCAGCAAGCTCTGCGCCCGGAAAGCGGTGGCTTGTACGAGCACGAATACCGCACGGTGGGCCTTGGGGATGGGCAGCTTCGGTGGATACGCTCCAAAGGAAAAGTACATTTTGACCCGGACGGCAGGCCGCTGTGGTTTACGGGGATTACGCAAGACATTACCCCGCAGAAACAAGCCGAGGCCGCGCTGAAAGAGAGTGAAGAACGCTTTCGCGTCATGGCCGACAACATTCCCAACCTGGCCTGGATGGCCCGCGCCGACGGGTGGATCTTCTGGTACAACCGACGCTGGTACGACTACACCGGGACTACCCCGGCGCAGATGGAGGGCTGGGGATGGCAATCGGTACACGACCCGGCCGTGCTGCCGGACGTAATTCACCAGTGGAGCGCGTCGCTGGCCAAGGGCCAACCGTTTCAGATGGTGTTTCCGCTCAAAGGCGCCGATGGTGTCTATCGGCCGTTCCTGACCTTGATCGCACCCGTTCGGGATGAAGAAGGACGGATTGTCCGGTGGTTTGGCTCCAACACCGACATTTCCGAGCAAGAAGCGTCCCGCCAGCGACTGCAAGCCCTCAACGAAGAGCTGGCCGCCACGACCGAAGAGCTGGCGTCGGCCAATGAAGAACTTCGGGTCGCCAACGAAGAGTTAGGTCTCTCGAACGAGCAGCTCATCCGCATCAATCAGGATCTGGACAATTTCATCTACACGGCGTCGCACGACTTAAAAGCCCCCATCAGCAACATTGAAGGCCTCATGCAGGCCCTGTTGCGCCACCTGCCTGCCGACAGCCTGGCGCCCCCGCGGGTGCAACAGATTGTGGGGTTGATTCAGGATTCGGTGGAACGGTTCAAAAAGACCATTACCCACCTGACCGACGTAGTCAAGCTCCAGAAAGAATACGATCAGGAAGAAGCCCTGGTGAGCATGCCCGACATGATCCGTGAGGTATTGCTGGATCTGGAATTGATGATTCAGTCCTCGCAGGCCAACGTGACGGTGGACGTGGAGGCTTGTCCGCGGATACGTTTCTCGGAGAAAAACCTGCGCTCCCTCCTCTACAACCTCCTGTCCAATGCCCTGAAGTACCGCTCCCCGCACCGAACGCCCCTCATTTCCATCCAATGTCGTACGGAAGCCGGTTATCAGGTATTGACGGTAGCCGACAACGGTTTGGGGATGAAGCCCGAGAAACTGGGGCAGCTTTTCCGGATGTTCAAGCGTTTTCACGACCACGTAGAAGGC